The genomic segment ATAGTCCTCTGTATtgatgaacaaataaaatggaaaagatactGGTTTTGTGCCAAAATAGAGAAGTACTGTGATAACAGCATAGGGCTTAAACTGTACCATTTGAAAAGACAcgagggaaaataaatgaaaatagctAAGAGGCTTTCTCAGTTTTTGAGCAGTAAGGCTAGCTTGACAAATCTATTCTTTTGTATGTTGATTGCCTATTTTTCTGATCCAATCTAGCTCACTTTTAACAGAAGACACCTTCAAAGAATAACAGGGGGATAGCTATTCTGTGAGCAACAACGAGCATGTAAAGGTTGCTATAAAAGCACTGCAGTATCTTTGATTTTCCTATActcaaggaaggaaaacagccaaAAACCTCACTTGAGGCCTCAGAAAGGTGTAGTTCCTTTTTTACTTGTTAAACAGGTCTGCATAAAACCATGGTGTAGTAGAAGACTCACTACTACAACGGACTTGTTGAAAACTAGCTACTGGCTTGTCTGAAAGCAAATTACTGTTATGTCTTCTCACTGAATGATTGCTAGTGTTTGACGCTTTCTGTAGTGTCactaaaatgcaaattattttttgacatAAAAGCACACGTTTGACTCAGAAGGTTCCTGCTCTACAAATTACTAAAACATAGGAGAGTTATTCCTTTGCACTGCCGGAATCAGGGTGTGGAACTGCAAGGACTAGTGCATTAGAACTGGTTGGATGTTATCCCTTTGAAATAAAGAACTCCGCTCACATAGTATAGCGCTGTACTGGGTGAGGGTGGAAACATGGGCATACACAACAGTAACATTAGGGAACTAAATTTGactgaaaaaggcaaatgagaaGTGAATCTCTGTGTGTTCCAATGTTGTTTAAATTAACTGAGAGCATGCATTGTGTTGTGATGCAGCATTTATTACGAACGGCATTAACCACTGCTTCTTAATGCAAGATTCCACCTAACTGGCCTGTTCTGAGCCCTCAGCTGGTCCTATGTCTTCCACGGGTAGAATTAAGGAGCTTGTGGTACAGGTTATTAAGGAGCTTGTGGTACAAGATACAAATTGCTTTCACTGAAAGGGTCGTATGATTGTTTTCCAAATAGAAGGTGACATAAAATAGCTGGAACATAATCAAGCAAGTAGGAtgtgccttaaaaaaaaaaaaaaaatacacaggtgCATACCCTCCGTGGGTTTAGGTAATAACTTAAACTAAAGCCATTTAAAAGATCTTATTTTTGAGTAGCTTGAAAATTGAAGAGTTAATGTAGTTAAAATGGATCTCCAGATAATCAGTGGCCTTACAGAAGCTATTGGGAAGATGaatgtttcattctgtttaaaTCAAGTTATCGTGGTGTCATTAGAAATCTCAGAGGTTCAGCCTTGTGGAAGGATTTAAAGGCAACACTTCAACAATAATCGGATTAGAAGGACTTGCATAGCTACATGGTctaaaaaacagataaaagaagACAGAGTTCAAACTTGCCACAAAGAAAGGCATTGAGCTGTGAGGTGCAGAATCAACACACTGTTCTGAGACTTTGATTTCGACAATTACACAAAGTAGGGATGCCTGCAGATTTCAATGGTTACTGGAAAATGATCAGCAATGACAATTTTGAGGAGTATCTGAAAGCACTGGGTAAGCTTCCTTTCATGTTTCTTTGATAAATAATCAATAAATGCTACCCGTCTTAGTCTTGACATGAACCTATTTTTCCTTGTACAGTCATAAATCATTTTtgtgagaaataatttttcaggaaTACGCTGTAAGAATTGCTCTATGCAAAATTGTCTTAAGCAGTCTCTACTTTTTAACATCTTGACGGTTAATTTTACAGTGATTAAACTACATAGCTGAAAGAGGTAAGTGGCAGATTTCAAACTTCAAACCCAACCATAACTTTAAAGTTTTATATGTGCTACAGAGACAATAAAGTACTTGATGCAATTCTGTATGTTTACATTTGATGAAATATGCAAAATGCTAATAGTTCTATAGAAATACTGATACCCTCAGTAACTGTGAAATGCAAGTGGTGTTTTTTAGGGTTCCACACAACCAGCACATCAAGACAAACTTATTTAAGTTAAAAGAATTAGGCTatggatttttccttttaagcaaGCTGACCTGAAAGATCTGGACATTTATTTATCCATGTTCATTTTAGTCCTCCCAAGAGCTACATGCCAGCTTTTGTGGTAGACTTTTCTGGATTAAAgtaactctttttctttttcagatgtaaatgttgctgtaagaaaaatagcaaactTGCTAAAACCTGACAAAGAAATCCTTCAGAATGGGGATCATATGATCATTAAAACGCTAAGCACTTTTAGAAACTACATCATGGAATTTGATGTAGGGAAGGAGTTTGAGGAGGATTTAGCTGGGGTGGATGATCGCAAATGCATGGTAAGCATTAGAACTGTAACAACTGACTATTAAGACTATTAATAATCCAAGGCCTTGCACAGACAACATCTGTAAGTCATTTTATGTGGCTGTTCCTAAAATTATTCCTGTGACTTTTTTCAATGAATTAATAGTAATTTCAATTAAATGTTACTCAGTTATGCGGGGATATCTGTtggacagaaaaatgtttacatttgaGTTTTCAGAATCTCTTGATGGACTAATGTTTTACAGTACAAGAACAACTGCAGGTCTAGGTGCTCTTCCCCATGTGCAACAATGGCCAAGTGTTTAGaaacctgctgcttttcttattcttgtttttgtgctccttccttcctgtgtGTATTTGGTAGAGCGGATGCACTAATTAGCCTTCTGGAACAAGTCTTTGTAGTCAATAAGCAAACACCAAGAACTCTGCCTTATGAGCTCTTTTTGCTTGCCAGAAAGACAGTGTTTTCTAACTTATGACTGATAAATACCAATTAACAGAGAAAACTTGAGAATACAAAGTTCTTTAGGTGAATATGACtggacattttctttcttgttagtTCAAGAGCATGATGCCTGCAATATCCCACAGTGAAGAAGTtgataagcaaaagaaaattatttcaggagaGACTATAGAGGAGTAATTATATAAAATGGAATTAATAGGTTTCCATTTGTAGATAGATACTGCCATTTACAAAGTACTGTTCTCTAATATTAGGGTATATAAATTTACTTTTGCTCTGGTAGTAGTAATACAGGAAATGAAGGATCCCgaagaccaggaaaaaaaacactaatcaGCAAGCAAGGACCTCAGCTAATCCCTCTTATTTCCTTGTTAGAGAAGGTAGAAACATGATAGAGTACAGAATACAAAAGTCACAAAAGGGAGAatcaaagtatatttttgtaaaggaaaGTGGCGTAATGTCATAATGCATGTTTGATTACTGGAAAGTTCTTCGCCAGGGTGATGAGGTCCAGATCCACCAATTATGAGCCTAAGGAAAGATTTAAGTGGCTAAAGTACTGTCAAAGATAGCAATGTTCAAGTCCTCTACCAAGTGCTAAAAATGTCTGAGTCCTCAGTGTTTACTTCAGCAAACTGctggtttgtgtgtgtacaGAACTGTCTCCAGCTAAGCATTATCTATACTTAAATACCATTGAACTCCAGACTAAAACATCCTCTACTTGCCAGAATGAAGTAATTGTGCTAGCATATACCTGCAATGAGTTCTCACAAACTGTGTCAGACAACTGGTGTGCTGAAAAAGCTGATTCAGAAGACATGAAAATGTGGCCCTTGACCAGCCatgcttttgaaatgctgaaCAAATGTAGCACAACTTCCGGTTCACTGAAAAATACCCTAAACACTTCAATATTTGTAACAGGTCAATATTCTCTACACTGTGTTGCTAAATTGAGTGATGGGGAAGAATTCAAAGTGTTgaatcagaaagaagaaaatggagaccATTCTAGTCACTAATAGCAGGTATTAGATTTGGAGTGGAACCGAGATCACCTTGCTTCCAAGTGTTGCTTAAACGATTTGTCTATTGATTGTTCAGTGCAAAATCACTCAGCCTTGGAAAGAGGAGGTAGCAGCATCTTCTTGCCttttcccaaaaaaaaacaaaaaaaacaaggtgTGGTCTTGCTAAccctgtttgtttctttgttaagAATAACATGGGCATATAACTTCACTAAAGCTTTCAGAAGTCTTCAGTATCTCTTTATGACCTCCCACAACATAAGCAGATACCAACTGCAGCCCTAAAACTAAGGTCACTCTTAGTGACTGTTGCCTTGTAGCAATGTATCATACTTTATAGTTCAATTTTCTGgctaaagatttattttctggaaacgCTGTGGTTTCATCAAGAGGAAAACAGTACAAGAAGCTGTTTTTGGGAAGCCACTTCAGTCTAAATCTGATAACGGTAATGTCAGGCAAGGTTTGCAGTTTTAAGTAATGAAATAACTCCAATGGCCTGGAAGCCTTGTTAAGGAAGGGTCATGGAGGTGATGCAAGAGATACCGGAACGCTCCCTGACTGGTGTTATGAGGAAAGCCACCATAAAAGCGAAGGTTGAATGTGATTCttcatgtttcatttcttcatccATAGCTTGTGAAACTGCACACCATAAATGGCTTAATCATTAATACTCAATATGTCTAATGGGAGAGATtatgaatcatttatttttatctatattATGAACTGAGCAGACCACTGGGCAAGTTCTCTCCTCGCTATCCTGCTGTTCTTCCAAGAAGCTCAACGCATTAGAAGTACAAAGTAACATGGATAAGACAAATTACACATTAAACATTAGTTTTATAAAGCAGAGCAATCATCATGAGACTAGTAAAAATATCCTTAGAAATCATTCATAGattgtgtttcttttaatgaagaatACATTTTAAGAGTCATTAACTAGAGTTAacatcagtaaaaataatattagcaCAGTGAAGAGGTTGGATCTTGTGTGTAATTCACTGAAACTTTGTTCACCTTTCAGTTGTAAAATACATCTTTGAGTCTGTCAGGGTACAGTATAATTACAATAAATCCACATCAATAGTCTATGATGAGTAAAGGCTAAAAAGTTTTGCTGGTTCTAATTTTAGAAGAAAGTTGAAGTTATAACAGTAGGGATTAATACTCCTGTGATGGTATAGGATTCCTCCTTGATTTCactttggattattttttttccttattatagTTGGTCACTGCTGGAAACCTCTGAACTTGGAACAGCGAGTTAATTCAGCTGGATAAACCTTAGCAGattcagttgttttattttgtttttacctttaactgttgctttttttctgacacgCATTTTTAGgtgattctgttttcttaaggAATATAGATAACATCAGTTGGTGATACCAGCTcctttacagttttatttctcttgggAAGTGAAAACTTGCTTCTTTAGAACTtagattttctctgttttgtaaaAACCAAAGATTAGGATAGTTGACCGTACAGGAGAGAGCACTGATGACAGCGCAAGGTGCTGCCAAAAGGCAGTTGATATTCCACGGATTCCAAGCACTACTGAAACTTTGTGTGGGgcatgctgcagcacagccttgtCTCTTAGGAAATGCAGACAAGACGTATTGCTCCTTATGCTATCATGCTTCTCCCAGAGCTTTTCCCTAGAGATTTTATCTCCTAGGTAGAAGTCAGAGTTTCTCTGTTTGGCACTTTCATGAAAGATGTGTTTCTGCACGTTTAATCATTATACTTAAGGGTTGTTAAAACTTTTGACAGTTTGAACTACAAAGATAAAATGGAAGTTAGCTTACTCAGGAGCATCTTCTATTCTTTGCAGACATTACAAGGTGCAAATTACAATGTGTAGAAAGAAGGCCAGAACACTAATATTGTATCACATTATTTCTCATATGATGTGATATTTGAATTGGACCGTGTGCTAAAGTTTCCACTACTTTGAAgagtttggttttggttttaattggTAATATACATCAGGTGTTAGTgtacaaagacagaaatttgaAGTTTATATATAACTATGACTGAGGTATTGCCTGAACTGAGTATTTCACTGTGCTATCTTCATTCTCAGTGAATCTTCAGCCCCATCGTGAAACTTCctcattttaaagataaattcCATAGTCTCTAGTTAAGATTAATTTAGCCAGCATCTTAGCTATTACACTAACCATAAAACCTTGTTTCAAGCATGTGAACTTTACTGTGGAAAAATTCTGCTGTGCACCAAAGAGGCAAAACCTTATTGAAACAATAATTAGTTGATAACTATCTCCAAAAGCATGTCCCGTTCATCCTCAGATAATTTTACCTCCCTTTCTCATAGTCAGTAATAAACAGCGAAGCTGAGGAGATACCTACAATGTAAAATATGTTAACAATAAATGTAAGAGTGGGGAAGGATCtgacatgaaacaaaaaagttaacttttttccccttcacagcGTATTTGTTTGGCATGTCAGTCAAAAGTAGAGTGGGTGAGAAGTGGGAGGATTTGGAATTCACTTAACAGATCTATCATACATGTTACCATGTGGAATAATTTCCTGAAAGTATATAGTCATTTAATGTTTAGACAGCCTCGTAAGGATTGTCCACAGGCATCTGACCAACCATTCTGTCAGTTGCATGTGCCATATCCTAGTGAAAAGTGTTACCTTGAGGCAGGCTCTTTGAGACTGATCATGGCTCTGTTTTAAACGATAAACATGCCTGATGTGAAACTGATTCCTGTCTAGTTTATATTCAGGGAAAACACAATAAAGTTTAATTGTTCTGGGTATAATTTGATTTATGCTGCTGCAAGGTCAGAGTAAAGCCCTATTATAAAATTACATGGCTTGTTAAACTTTTTTAACCGTTATTTAGGCAGGGTTCCTCTGTTCCACAAATGGAATTCACAGCTGTTAATCTAGTTTAGAATAGGTATTGGAATGATTACTTTGCTGTCAAAAAAGCAATCACCAGTGATACTTGGAATTTCAGTAGGGATCCTCAACAGGATGAGAAGACTCAAAATGAGTCGTCTTTCTAGTAAGATGCAAGATCAGCAGTGTATGTCTTTACTTGATCCCTCTGATTCAAATCCTTGGTTTCTTCACCTcttcaaatgctttcattttctttctaaaaattacttcagtttaTTGATTTGGGTTTGTGTTTTCTCATATACTATATTGGAAAAAGCATTGTTCTAGAATGATTATTGATGGAAGATGTGTTTATGTGATTGCCtgtatttatgtgtatatatatatatatacacactattTTTCACTCAAATCTACTGCTCCCTCTATCTGCAGAAATGTAAATTCACCAGTTGCTTATTGAAATAATCTCTGACTTCTTGTGATTTTAATTCAAAGGAAGTAGTCTTCATGTAGTTTTGTGTTGATACTCCTGACCTTTTACAAACTACTGTCTCCAGGTGAGGAAGAATGGTTCTCCAGTCAACCAGAGAACAAAGTTCCACTCTTGGATCTGTCTCTGGCTCTCTGAAACTCTGGTTCATTCGCTCCCTGTGCCTCAGTAATGAGGAGctattcccttttttttgtcttgcttgttttgttggttttgtgtttttgtgatgttttttgttttttcccacaTTACTTGGCCTTTTGGCATTACTGCTTATTATCCGTAAGTAATACGTTCAGCACATTTGCACAATGATGTCAGATGAGATCTCTAGAACATTTTGTCATATGCATTAAGATATCATTAACTTCAAAGTCTGCAGTTCTGCATTCCTAACAAATACCTGAGACTAACCAACAGTTTGAGCTAGTTACTCAAAAACCACTGCTAACGTTCTGAAAGTGTTGTGGGCAAGGAGGTTTTGGATGGGCATAGTATTTCAGCTTTGTGTGCATCCAGAAAAGTTCAGAGAATGATAAATGCAGTGTGTGCAATCACAAAGAATCAGGTGAAAACTTGAAAACCCAACTTATCAAATTGGATTTTGAATGACAAACCATTAGTGTTATGTACAATTGCATCTTGCTAAATTTACAGAGGGTAATTCAATTATACACATCAAATTACACGGTGAATGTCTTAGAATTGATTCTGATCCTTGCACAAAGTGAATTGGATTTattgttttgtacttttttctGATGTAGGATATAAGCAAGTCATCCTATTTTTGTATAGATTCTTACAATTTTATTTCGGTAAGAAAAAAGATTACAATTCCtaagaaataaaacttgatGTACTATCCAGGATACTTATTCTATATTCTTCACATGTTGTCACCTGTCTAGCCTGGAGCCTGGCATATGTCTCCAGTCATTGCCGTCCCTCATTGTTCTTATGAGCAAGaattcaaaataacatttagaaCAACAGCGTTCAACGTTTTAAGACCCTCTGCTACAGCAGCTTACTCTTTGATCTAAAAGTTGTCATTACAATTCTGTTTGCTAGCCATGGAGATGGTGACAatcacagaagcaaaacactgcTTCTAGAAGTGCCTGATTTTTTGACTACAGTGAACTTCAGTAAGCTTATCAGTCAGGTACAGAATGCCCGCATTATAACCAGCTTTCAGTAATGATCTGAGCAAGTTCAGAATGGCATAGGCATATTTCAGAGTCCTATACCTACAGCTACCCATTATGATATGTTATGCGCCAGCCCTtcaaagaaatgacaaatgtGTTGTATTGTGCTACCATAATTTTCCTATTAGCTAACTTCAGGAGTTCTGTTGCTGCTTGGCTTAAAGCAGGAAGGATTAAATGGGAggttatagaatcatagaatatcctgagttggaagggacccataaggatcatcaagtccaactcctggcaccgcacaggtctacccagaagtttagaccatgtgactaagtgcacagtccagtcgcttcttaaattcagacaggcttggtgcagtgactacttcactggggagcctgttccagtgtgcaaccaccctctcggtgaagaacctcttcctgatgtccagcctaaacttcccctgcctcagcttaacaccattcccacaggtcctgtcactggtgataacagagaataggtcacctgcctctccactccccctcgcgaggaagttgtagactgcgatgaggtcttccctcagcctcctcttctccaggctgaacaggcccagtgacctcagccgctcctcatatgtcttcccctctaggcccttcaccatcttcgtcaccctcctctggacactctccaacagtttaatgtcctttttgtactgaggtgcccagaactgcacacagtactcgaggccgcaccagcgcagagtagagtgggacaatcgcttccctcgaccgactagcgatgctgtgcttgatgcatcccaggatacagttggccctcctggctgccagggcacgctgctggctcacattcaacttgctgtcaaccacaacccccagatccctgtctgcggggctgctctccagcatctccttgcccagtctgtatgtatagccagggttgccctgtcacaggtgcaggacctggcacttgcttgtgttaaacttcatgcagttggtgatcgcccagctctccaatctgtccagatctctctgcaaggcctttccaccctcctCCAAGgccacaactcctccaagtttggtgtcgtcagcaaatttgatcaaaacaccttctagtcctacatccaaatcatttataaaaacattgaggACTGACCCTAAcatggagccttgagggaccccactagtgaccatccgccagccagatgtggccccatttaccacaaccctttgagccctgcccatcagccaattgctcacccatcacatgatgtttttgtttagctgtatgctggacgttttgtccagtaggatcctatgggaagccgtgtcaaaagctttgctgaagtccaggaagatcacatcagctggtttcccttgatcgactagatgggtgatcttatcataaaaggaaatcaaatttgttaggcaggacctacccctcatgaacccatgttggctgggaccaatgactgcattgtcccccgggtgcgcttcaataacttcaaggatcaccctctccataattttaccaggcactgatgtgagactgacaggcctgtaattgctagggtcttctttcttacccttcttgaaaattggcacaacatttgccagcttccagtccaatgggacctctccagcttcccaagatcgttgaaaaataattgagagaggtcccgcgatgacataagccagctctttaagcaccctggggtgaatcccatctggacccatggacttgtatggatccaggtggagcagcaaatcccccacacgttcagggtcggttgggagtttgtcattccccctgtcatggtcctccagctcagggcacccagggtcccgaagcccatcatcagtgttgaagaaggcattaaatgtctaTGCTTTacctatgtcattgtctgtgaggagaccctccccatctagtagcagacctatgttttctttggttctccttttttgttcacatatctaaaaaacccttttttattgtctcccacagacatggtcagcttcaactctaattgggctttggccacatgaattttctccctacaaacatgaacagcatccctgtattccttcctcgtcgcctgaccctccttccagcagccgtacgctttcttttttcgcctaggctccagcagaagttccctggtcagccaggctgaccttctgccccgcctgcctgaCTTCCAATATTTTGGAATCACCTGATCTTGAGCTgttaggaggcagtgcttaaagattgaccagcactgatggacgccagtgccttcaaaagcagtttcccaggggaccttgcagactagttccctgagcagcctgaagtctgctttccccatatgcagggctgaagttttggtggcagttttccttcggtcaccataaattctaaactcaccacttcatggtcactatgaccgagacggctgccaattgccacgtctcccacagaccctctctgttctccagcaacagatctaggagggcacctttcctagttggctcccttagcacctgcaccaagaagttatcattaAGTTATAAGGTTAGATTTATAGGTGCTTCTACAGGGTTGAACTGAAGTTGTTATGGTAAGGAATGATCAGTACAGTCTTTACCATCCTCCCTAGCTAAAGGATAGCTAAATATGTATAGCCTTTGTCCAACAACAGTATCTTGAGATGATGTGCAGGAATCCTACCACTAATTTTTCTGTTGGTGAATGTTTGCTAGATAGTTTCCTATAGAAGAGACATAATTAGTCCacagattttctgtttagaGACTTGGCTCTTTGGGAAACACCACGTTGAACCCTTATTTCTGTTGGATCATTTAAAACTATGATAATTTTGTATCTCTATATAAATACTACTAGAATAA from the Cygnus olor isolate bCygOlo1 chromosome 9, bCygOlo1.pri.v2, whole genome shotgun sequence genome contains:
- the RBP1 gene encoding retinol-binding protein 1 gives rise to the protein MPADFNGYWKMISNDNFEEYLKALDVNVAVRKIANLLKPDKEILQNGDHMIIKTLSTFRNYIMEFDVGKEFEEDLAGVDDRKCMTTVSWEGDKLLCVQKGEKEDRGWTQWIEGDEMHLEIRVCGVKCKQVFKKVQ